In Spirobacillus cienkowskii, a genomic segment contains:
- a CDS encoding glycosyltransferase family 1 protein: MNTVRKTIMLDARIVKKGIENGVTRHVRELIFNLIANPENDKFQFIILVCQNSIFLDYEFPPNFIFVKLKYSEFGILGQFEVLFKILKYKPKVFHAPYFIVPLLSKVPLIATLHDMNHIAFSKHYSLFEKFYYNFLLKRRLLTAKNIITISNFSKNEIVKYLTISPEKIKVIYNGVVSNFKPLQNFSKEKINSVIFKYKLPQKFIFTVGSNRPHKNLDMLTESYCKGNFRVPLVILSNSYEKLLEIGKYYGKNKNLHFIQYVFEDDFAVLYSLSSAFVNVSLYEGFGLSALEAAACGVPVVVSNCAALPEIMENAAIYVDPNNILDIQRGINEVLNHNKPNIDKNIQTGFLQAKKYSWELMAKETLTLYDSLQ; this comes from the coding sequence GTGAATACCGTTCGCAAAACAATTATGCTGGATGCACGCATTGTAAAAAAAGGGATCGAAAACGGAGTCACCCGTCATGTCCGTGAATTGATTTTTAATTTGATTGCAAATCCTGAAAATGATAAATTCCAGTTTATTATTTTGGTTTGTCAAAATTCAATTTTTTTAGATTATGAATTTCCACCAAATTTTATTTTTGTTAAATTAAAGTACAGTGAATTTGGTATTCTAGGCCAATTTGAAGTCTTATTTAAAATACTCAAATATAAGCCGAAAGTTTTTCACGCACCCTATTTTATTGTACCCTTACTTAGCAAAGTCCCATTAATTGCCACTTTGCATGATATGAATCATATTGCCTTTTCAAAACATTATTCATTATTTGAAAAATTTTATTATAATTTCTTATTAAAACGTCGCCTATTAACTGCCAAAAATATAATTACTATTTCAAACTTTTCTAAAAATGAAATCGTAAAATACCTCACAATCTCTCCCGAAAAAATTAAAGTTATTTACAATGGAGTTGTGAGTAATTTTAAACCACTCCAAAACTTTAGTAAAGAAAAAATCAATTCTGTAATCTTTAAATATAAACTGCCACAAAAATTTATTTTTACAGTTGGTTCAAATAGGCCACACAAAAATTTAGATATGCTGACAGAATCTTATTGCAAAGGAAATTTCCGAGTCCCTTTGGTCATTTTATCAAACTCCTATGAAAAATTACTAGAGATAGGAAAATATTATGGTAAAAATAAAAATTTACATTTTATTCAATATGTTTTTGAGGATGATTTTGCTGTGCTTTATTCGCTCAGTTCAGCATTTGTCAATGTTTCATTGTATGAAGGCTTTGGCCTTTCGGCACTAGAAGCGGCGGCTTGCGGCGTGCCTGTTGTTGTCAGCAACTGTGCAGCACTTCCTGAAATTATGGAAAATGCCGCAATTTATGTGGATCCTAACAACATTTTAGACATTCAACGAGGAATTAACGAAGTTCTTAATCACAATAAACCAAATATTGATAAAAATATTCAAACAGGTTTCCTTCAAGCCAAAAAGTACTCATGGGAACTGATGGCAAAAGAAACTCTCACCCTCTATGATAGTCTCCAATAA
- a CDS encoding dimethylarginine dimethylaminohydrolase family protein — MNKVVRNVQEFSFPKESLATMAAAKNVLMVEPAYFHVDNPINAHMRRKDGALHNLDKNKAIEQWLHLKKVYQNLGFNVFVCPPEQNLPDMVFCANQSFPFLDRTGKKHAILSNMFNDTRNKEVAFINNFLINNNYTTQHLASRSSGYFFESMGDALWLPGYRFILGGHGFRTDARIYQLLSEITQSPVAIFELKNPKFYHLDTCLSILNATSALACKEAFTEEGWKLLNAIFPNIYEVSLEESDSPGFACNAHCPDEKHVIIQKGSTKVIKLLQKQGYVPLEVDTSEFIKSGGSVFCMKLMFY; from the coding sequence ATGAATAAAGTTGTTCGCAATGTACAGGAGTTCTCTTTTCCTAAAGAGTCATTAGCCACTATGGCTGCAGCTAAAAATGTTTTAATGGTAGAACCCGCTTATTTTCATGTTGATAATCCTATCAATGCGCATATGCGGCGAAAAGATGGGGCATTGCATAATTTAGATAAAAATAAAGCAATCGAGCAATGGCTGCACTTAAAAAAAGTTTATCAAAATTTAGGATTTAATGTGTTTGTGTGTCCGCCAGAACAAAACTTACCAGACATGGTGTTTTGTGCCAATCAAAGTTTTCCGTTTTTAGATCGCACAGGCAAAAAACATGCGATATTATCGAATATGTTTAATGATACACGAAATAAAGAAGTTGCCTTTATTAACAATTTTTTAATTAATAATAACTACACAACACAGCATCTTGCTTCAAGATCTTCGGGATATTTTTTTGAATCAATGGGTGACGCGCTATGGCTTCCTGGTTATCGATTTATCCTTGGTGGTCATGGTTTTAGAACAGATGCAAGAATTTATCAGTTACTTTCAGAAATTACACAATCTCCCGTCGCCATTTTTGAGCTAAAAAATCCAAAGTTTTATCATCTTGATACATGCCTTAGTATCCTAAATGCAACATCAGCCCTTGCATGCAAAGAGGCATTTACAGAAGAAGGATGGAAACTCTTGAATGCGATATTCCCAAATATATATGAAGTTTCATTAGAAGAGTCAGATTCTCCTGGGTTTGCATGCAACGCTCATTGTCCTGATGAAAAACATGTAATTATTCAAAAGGGTTCTACTAAAGTTATTAAATTGCTACAAAAACAAGGTTATGTTCCCTTAGAAGTGGATACTTCTGAATTTATTAAGTCTGGTGGTTCTGTTTTTTGTATGAAATTGATGTTTTATTAG